A stretch of Myroides oncorhynchi DNA encodes these proteins:
- a CDS encoding DUF4377 domain-containing protein, with product MNKVVLLLAMSLIIFTSCKEGKTEESINQETEHTEIPQVGNADEVDDVKVLYVASKLDDCAGMAPKKCMMVKEEEDAPWEIMYQEIEGLKYEEGYEYKIEVKRVEIPNAPADAPSFRYVLVSEISKVKKN from the coding sequence ATGAATAAAGTAGTTTTACTATTAGCTATGTCACTTATAATCTTTACTTCATGTAAAGAAGGAAAGACTGAAGAATCAATAAATCAAGAAACAGAACATACTGAAATACCACAAGTAGGTAATGCAGACGAAGTAGATGATGTAAAGGTACTGTATGTCGCATCTAAGCTAGATGACTGCGCTGGTATGGCTCCTAAGAAATGTATGATGGTGAAAGAGGAAGAAGATGCTCCTTGGGAAATTATGTATCAGGAGATAGAGGGGCTTAAGTATGAAGAAGGGTATGAATATAAGATAGAAGTAAAAAGAGTCGAGATTCCTAATGCTCCTGCGGATGCTCCATCATTTAGATATGTATTAGTAAGCGAAATATCAAAAGTAAAAAAGAATTAG
- a CDS encoding GNAT family N-acetyltransferase has protein sequence MLNLFRTLLVFDKKTEQYVGSTRFYNIDHKNKSLLIGYTWYSKKVQGTGINKHCKYMMFKYAFEVMGMERVEFRVDNINERSKVAVQSIGCTLEGVLRSEIIIHSGRRRDTAIYSMLKDEWFDHAKQALEEKL, from the coding sequence GTGCTAAATTTATTTAGGACGCTATTGGTTTTTGATAAGAAAACTGAACAATATGTAGGATCTACTCGATTTTATAATATCGACCATAAGAATAAATCCCTTCTGATAGGATATACTTGGTATAGTAAGAAGGTTCAAGGTACAGGTATTAATAAACATTGTAAGTATATGATGTTTAAGTATGCCTTTGAAGTAATGGGAATGGAGAGGGTAGAGTTTAGAGTGGATAATATAAATGAACGAAGTAAAGTAGCTGTGCAGAGTATAGGATGTACTCTAGAAGGTGTACTTAGAAGCGAAATCATTATTCACTCAGGGCGTCGCCGTGATACTGCTATTTATAGTATGCTAAAAGATGAATGGTTTGACCATGCTAAGCAGGCATTAGAAGAGAAGCTTTAG
- the mnmD gene encoding tRNA (5-methylaminomethyl-2-thiouridine)(34)-methyltransferase MnmD: protein MKRKVITTSDGSTSIEMEEWGETYHSIHGAIQEARHVYIERGFDKIAASEIKVLEMGFGTGLNAFLTLVEARNKNKVVEYHSIEAFPVTEEESKALNFEALYDTPEDEQLFNQMHQCNWNTTYQITPIFKLHKIHSTFEEAVVNQEFFDVIYFDVFGYQFQPDLWSVEIFQKVYNALKSGGVLATYACRGPIKRAMKQVGFTTEKVPGPPGKREMLVAYKQ from the coding sequence TTGAAAAGAAAAGTAATTACTACTTCAGATGGTTCTACCTCTATAGAGATGGAAGAGTGGGGAGAAACCTATCACTCGATTCATGGGGCTATTCAAGAGGCTAGACATGTATATATAGAGAGAGGATTTGATAAGATAGCTGCCTCTGAAATTAAAGTATTGGAGATGGGCTTTGGTACAGGGTTGAATGCTTTTTTAACACTTGTAGAAGCTCGTAACAAAAATAAAGTTGTAGAGTATCACAGTATCGAAGCTTTTCCTGTAACAGAGGAGGAAAGTAAAGCTTTGAATTTTGAAGCTCTATATGATACACCAGAAGACGAACAGTTGTTTAACCAAATGCATCAGTGTAATTGGAATACAACTTATCAGATTACACCAATATTTAAACTTCATAAGATACACAGTACTTTTGAAGAAGCAGTTGTAAATCAAGAGTTTTTTGATGTAATTTACTTTGATGTTTTTGGATATCAATTCCAACCTGATTTGTGGTCAGTAGAGATTTTTCAGAAAGTATACAATGCACTTAAATCAGGTGGAGTATTAGCTACTTACGCTTGTAGGGGACCTATTAAAAGGGCTATGAAACAAGTAGGGTTTACTACTGAAAAAGTACCGGGACCTCCTGGTAAAAGGGAGATGTTAGTCGCATATAAACAATAA
- a CDS encoding IS4 family transposase — protein sequence MTNVTLFSQIIQKLDRSKFKKIVKERQTDKHNKGFDSWSHLISMLFCHFARSKSVRDISNGLRSATGNLNHLGLTIAPSKSSVSYQNKKRSHELFKEYYFALLESLGQHPKFKQVKFRIKSKILLLDSTTISLCLSIFDWAKYKTNKGAVKMHTLLDFDGNLPAYINITNGKTADNKGAYDIPLLKGSVIVADRFYNDFSLLNVWDSKQVFFVIRHKDNLKFETIKELELPENRHQNILKDELISLTNTRSKQIYPKKLRRVAVWDEQNNQAIELITNQFSWTANTISELYKSRWMVEIFFRDLKQLLHIKSFVGTSENAVMIQIWTALITILILKALRAQSKFKWHLSNLVAFIRLNLFVKIQLQLWLDNPLNEVEKPPPKLQQGILF from the coding sequence ATGACAAATGTAACTTTATTTTCTCAAATAATCCAAAAATTAGATCGTTCAAAGTTTAAGAAAATAGTAAAGGAAAGGCAAACAGATAAACACAACAAGGGTTTTGATAGTTGGAGTCATTTAATCTCTATGTTATTTTGCCATTTTGCTCGAAGTAAATCTGTTCGTGATATTAGTAATGGACTTCGCTCTGCTACCGGAAACTTAAATCATTTAGGTTTAACTATAGCACCATCTAAATCATCAGTCAGTTATCAGAATAAAAAAAGATCCCATGAGCTCTTTAAAGAATACTATTTTGCTTTGCTCGAAAGTTTAGGACAGCATCCCAAGTTTAAGCAGGTGAAGTTCCGAATCAAGTCAAAAATCCTGTTATTAGACTCCACAACAATATCTCTGTGTTTAAGCATCTTTGATTGGGCAAAATACAAGACTAATAAAGGTGCTGTTAAAATGCATACACTCCTTGATTTTGATGGGAATTTACCGGCTTATATTAATATTACAAATGGTAAAACGGCTGATAATAAAGGGGCTTATGATATCCCATTACTCAAAGGCAGTGTTATAGTTGCTGATCGATTCTACAATGATTTTAGCCTTTTAAATGTTTGGGACAGCAAACAAGTATTCTTTGTGATTAGACATAAAGACAACTTGAAATTTGAAACTATTAAGGAATTAGAACTTCCAGAGAACAGGCATCAAAACATCCTAAAAGATGAGTTAATTAGCTTAACTAATACAAGGTCAAAGCAGATATATCCGAAAAAATTAAGGCGTGTAGCAGTGTGGGATGAGCAAAATAATCAGGCCATTGAACTCATTACCAATCAATTTTCTTGGACTGCAAATACTATAAGTGAATTGTATAAAAGTAGATGGATGGTAGAAATATTCTTTAGAGATTTAAAGCAGCTACTACATATTAAATCTTTTGTTGGAACATCTGAAAACGCTGTGATGATACAAATTTGGACGGCGTTAATTACCATTTTAATACTAAAAGCATTGCGGGCACAGTCTAAATTCAAGTGGCATTTATCCAATTTAGTAGCTTTTATAAGATTAAACCTCTTTGTGAAAATTCAGCTGCAATTATGGCTCGATAATCCACTAAATGAAGTAGAAAAGCCACCTCCTAAATTACAACAGGGGATTCTGTTTTAA
- a CDS encoding helix-turn-helix domain-containing protein → MKLYIKNMVCERCKMAVDNLLLEAQYTPVKIELGEVDIKEELTSTQLKDIENKLQKIGFELLDNQKSKTVDKIKTILIELVQKHNANLQVPLSAYIAEKMQMDYHALSLLFSQLESTTIEQYFIHLKIEKVKELLVYDELSLKEITFQLNYSSVAHLSKQFKKVTGLTPTHFKTTGAERRKVIDKI, encoded by the coding sequence ATGAAACTATATATAAAAAACATGGTGTGTGAAAGATGTAAAATGGCTGTAGACAATCTGCTATTAGAAGCTCAATATACACCTGTAAAAATAGAGCTAGGAGAAGTAGATATTAAAGAGGAACTTACTAGTACACAACTTAAAGATATCGAAAACAAACTTCAAAAAATAGGTTTCGAATTGCTAGATAATCAAAAAAGTAAAACAGTAGATAAGATCAAAACAATACTAATCGAATTAGTACAAAAACACAATGCTAATCTTCAGGTACCATTATCAGCGTATATAGCAGAGAAAATGCAAATGGATTATCATGCACTAAGTTTATTATTCTCACAATTAGAATCGACGACAATAGAGCAATATTTTATCCACTTAAAAATAGAAAAGGTAAAAGAACTGCTAGTATACGATGAATTAAGTTTAAAAGAAATTACATTCCAATTAAACTATAGTAGTGTCGCTCACTTAAGTAAGCAGTTTAAAAAAGTAACAGGACTAACTCCTACTCACTTTAAAACTACTGGTGCTGAAAGACGAAAAGTAATAGACAAGATATAA
- a CDS encoding DUF4822 domain-containing protein produces MDKTVAPATGFSGDAYYVNSNGKAYFPKNKEGKFANGTFLITAYGDKSAVRSQGDWYVSLDGKTRTLIAKRPDGSVVFERTVSVYELTEKKFTYDIEVEGVLLRVEHEPIKK; encoded by the coding sequence ATGGATAAAACTGTTGCTCCTGCAACTGGCTTCTCAGGTGATGCTTATTATGTAAATAGTAATGGAAAGGCTTATTTTCCTAAAAATAAAGAAGGCAAGTTTGCTAACGGAACATTCTTAATCACAGCTTATGGAGATAAGAGTGCTGTTCGTTCTCAAGGAGATTGGTATGTTTCTTTAGATGGTAAAACTAGAACATTAATAGCTAAAAGACCTGATGGTAGTGTAGTATTTGAAAGAACAGTGTCTGTTTATGAATTGACAGAGAAGAAATTTACTTATGACATAGAAGTAGAAGGTGTTTTACTAAGAGTGGAACATGAACCTATTAAAAAATAA
- a CDS encoding NAD(P)H-hydrate dehydratase, whose protein sequence is MKIFTTAQMQALDKETVANQYISSFKLMERATNKVFEKLQTRYKLYQTSFVIFCGTGNNGGDGLTLARLLKEGGAMVKVFLVQTKKYSPDNAQNQDLLEDRDINVEKFTTKSKLKVKKDDVIVDALFGIGLQEPLGEEWRPIFDFLNETPCLERIALDMPSGLMADISTPKEAIIFKADVVYTFQLPKTALLLSDVKEYVKELEILDIGLDLDYIENTKSDNYFVESEKVKGLIKAGNKFNTKDDFGRVLLIGGNKGMMGAVNLASRAALYTGSGVVSAYVPSCGYTILQTALPEVMCNTCDTQDYITTFPSVEMYSAVGIGCGIGQHKDTASALVAFLKANKENKLVIDADALNIISEHKCLDKVPAESILTPHEKELERLIGSWGNDFDKIEKVKALAKKHNIVFVLKGAHTITVAPDETVYFNSTGNWGMATAGAGDTLTGMITSLVGQGYTSKEAAIIGVYLHGLSGDIAVETIHPHSLVASDISKHISEAYNQLRLVKGDR, encoded by the coding sequence ATGAAAATTTTCACCACTGCACAGATGCAAGCGTTGGATAAGGAAACTGTTGCCAACCAATATATTTCTTCTTTCAAATTAATGGAGAGGGCTACCAATAAAGTCTTTGAAAAATTACAGACAAGATATAAGCTTTATCAAACGTCATTTGTTATTTTCTGCGGTACAGGAAATAATGGAGGAGATGGATTAACCTTAGCTAGATTATTAAAAGAAGGAGGTGCGATGGTGAAGGTCTTCTTAGTACAGACTAAGAAATACAGCCCTGATAATGCGCAAAATCAAGATTTGCTTGAAGATAGAGATATTAATGTAGAGAAGTTTACTACCAAGAGTAAGTTAAAGGTAAAGAAAGATGATGTGATTGTAGATGCATTATTTGGTATTGGATTACAAGAACCTTTAGGGGAAGAGTGGCGCCCTATTTTTGATTTTTTAAACGAGACTCCTTGTTTAGAGCGCATTGCTCTAGATATGCCATCAGGATTAATGGCTGATATTAGTACACCTAAAGAGGCTATTATATTTAAAGCTGATGTAGTTTATACTTTTCAGTTGCCTAAGACAGCATTATTATTGTCTGATGTGAAAGAGTATGTTAAGGAATTAGAGATACTAGATATAGGATTAGACCTAGATTATATCGAAAATACAAAGTCGGATAACTACTTCGTGGAATCAGAGAAAGTAAAGGGACTTATCAAAGCAGGGAATAAGTTTAATACTAAGGATGACTTCGGACGTGTGTTATTAATCGGAGGTAATAAAGGGATGATGGGAGCTGTTAATCTAGCTTCTAGAGCGGCATTATACACGGGTAGTGGAGTTGTTAGTGCGTATGTGCCAAGTTGTGGCTATACAATACTGCAAACTGCTTTGCCAGAGGTAATGTGTAATACTTGTGACACACAGGATTATATTACTACATTCCCGTCTGTAGAGATGTATAGCGCAGTAGGGATAGGTTGTGGTATCGGGCAACATAAAGATACAGCATCTGCTTTAGTCGCTTTTTTAAAAGCAAATAAAGAGAATAAATTAGTCATAGATGCTGATGCACTTAATATTATAAGTGAACACAAATGCCTAGATAAAGTACCTGCAGAGAGTATATTAACACCTCATGAGAAAGAGCTAGAACGCTTAATCGGATCGTGGGGAAATGACTTTGATAAGATAGAAAAAGTAAAAGCATTAGCTAAGAAACACAATATCGTCTTTGTCTTAAAAGGAGCACATACTATCACAGTAGCACCTGACGAAACAGTATACTTTAACTCTACAGGTAACTGGGGAATGGCGACAGCAGGTGCAGGTGATACACTTACAGGTATGATAACTTCTTTAGTAGGACAAGGTTATACGAGTAAGGAAGCTGCTATTATAGGTGTGTATTTACACGGATTGTCAGGTGATATAGCTGTAGAAACGATACATCCACATAGTTTAGTAGCCTCTGATATTAGTAAACATATTAGTGAAGCATATAATCAATTGCGTCTTGTAAAAGGAGATAGGTAA
- a CDS encoding FAD-binding and (Fe-S)-binding domain-containing protein: MLPLPYQKFKDELANHIDTERIITNPIQLLAYGTDASFYKLVPKIVVQVHNHEEAVATLKTATKCNVPVTYRAAGTSLSGQAVTDSVLMVATHKWKKYEILNNGLQAKFQPGIIGGRANIILAPYGRKIGPDPGSINAAMIGGIAANNASGMCCGTAQNSYNTIADIKIVIYDGTVLDTASEESKKEFTKKHPEIIKEIERLRDAIYTDRTLYDRIERKFKIKNTTGYSLNAFIDYNDPFEIIKHIMIGSEGTLAFISDITYNTVVNYKHKACTLMIFETIEKACQAVPFLKKSPVAAVELLDRNSIKSIEDEALAPAYFKTLPETACILLVEAQAENQEEMSTKQQLIRDAITSTPTYKPFEFTSEPQQYAFNWKARNGLLPTTGALRETGTTCIIEDVAFPVEKLADACIAMKALFAELKYNDAVLFGHALEGNLHLVFSQDFSTQQEIDRYARLMDGLVELVVDRFDGSLKAEHGTGRNMAPFVEKEWGKQAYDIMLKVKAIFDPHSLVNPGVIINANPNVHLENFKPSPATNEIVDKCIECGFCESHCVSEGLTLSPRQRIVVGREIARLKNLGKDTEELENLVNSSHYYADETCATDGLCAIACPVKIDTGKYIKDIRHNAITEKDRKNAEYFVENMDRVTAMGRTALNTVGVFQNILGNKVMTSVSSGMRKISGNKIPQWNVAMPKGNKHKITESIINEGQERKVVYFPSCINRTMGKSKDYPKSDDDLTVKTVELLERAGFTIIYPEQVNKMCCGMPFSSKGFKEEGLTKSSELELALLKASEDGKYPVLFDMSPCFYTFYEAHKDGKLKMHDPIEFMLDYVMPVLPVTKPRKEISVFPVCSVKKVGLEGKLLELTKLCAEKVNYIDSNCCGFAGDRGFTFPELNKHGNRHLKEQIPTNAKDAFSTSRTCEIGLTEYGGVNFKSIFYLIDEVTK; the protein is encoded by the coding sequence ATGTTACCATTACCATATCAGAAGTTCAAAGATGAACTAGCTAACCATATAGATACTGAGAGAATTATCACTAATCCGATACAGTTATTAGCCTATGGGACAGATGCGAGTTTCTATAAATTAGTTCCTAAGATTGTTGTTCAAGTACACAATCACGAAGAAGCTGTAGCTACACTAAAGACAGCTACGAAGTGCAATGTACCTGTTACGTATAGAGCAGCAGGAACAAGTCTATCTGGGCAAGCTGTGACGGACTCTGTACTAATGGTAGCTACACATAAATGGAAAAAATACGAGATCTTAAATAACGGATTACAAGCTAAGTTTCAACCGGGTATTATCGGTGGTAGAGCGAATATTATCCTTGCTCCTTATGGTCGCAAGATAGGTCCTGACCCTGGCTCAATAAATGCAGCTATGATCGGTGGTATCGCAGCGAACAACGCCAGCGGGATGTGTTGTGGTACTGCTCAGAACTCATATAACACGATAGCAGATATCAAGATTGTCATCTATGATGGTACTGTATTAGATACTGCAAGTGAAGAAAGTAAAAAAGAATTCACTAAGAAGCACCCTGAGATTATTAAAGAAATAGAACGTCTAAGAGATGCTATCTATACTGATCGCACATTATACGATCGCATAGAACGCAAGTTTAAAATCAAAAATACTACTGGATACAGCCTAAACGCCTTTATAGATTACAACGATCCTTTTGAAATTATTAAACACATTATGATTGGCTCAGAGGGAACTCTAGCGTTTATCTCTGATATCACATATAATACAGTCGTTAATTACAAGCACAAGGCATGTACATTAATGATATTCGAAACAATAGAGAAAGCGTGTCAAGCAGTGCCATTCTTAAAGAAAAGTCCTGTAGCTGCAGTAGAACTATTAGATAGAAATAGTATCAAGTCTATAGAAGACGAAGCATTAGCACCTGCCTACTTTAAAACATTGCCGGAGACTGCGTGTATCTTATTAGTAGAAGCTCAAGCAGAGAATCAAGAAGAAATGTCTACTAAACAACAACTGATTAGAGACGCTATCACTTCTACTCCAACATATAAACCATTTGAGTTCACATCAGAACCTCAGCAATACGCCTTTAACTGGAAGGCTCGTAATGGACTACTACCTACCACAGGAGCATTAAGAGAAACAGGTACCACATGTATTATAGAGGATGTTGCTTTCCCAGTTGAAAAATTAGCAGATGCTTGTATAGCAATGAAAGCATTATTTGCAGAACTAAAATACAACGATGCAGTATTATTTGGTCACGCATTAGAAGGAAACTTGCACTTAGTATTCTCACAAGACTTCTCTACGCAACAAGAGATAGATAGATATGCTCGCTTAATGGATGGGCTAGTCGAATTGGTTGTAGATCGATTTGATGGATCATTAAAAGCAGAACATGGAACAGGTAGAAATATGGCTCCATTCGTAGAAAAAGAATGGGGTAAACAGGCATATGACATTATGTTAAAGGTCAAAGCTATCTTCGATCCACATAGTTTAGTCAACCCTGGTGTGATTATCAATGCAAATCCAAATGTACACTTAGAGAATTTCAAACCATCTCCTGCTACCAATGAAATTGTAGACAAGTGTATCGAGTGTGGATTCTGTGAGTCACACTGTGTATCTGAGGGGCTAACACTTTCTCCAAGACAGCGTATCGTAGTTGGTAGAGAGATAGCTAGACTTAAAAACTTAGGTAAAGACACGGAAGAATTAGAAAACTTAGTGAATAGTTCACACTACTATGCAGACGAGACCTGTGCTACAGATGGCTTATGTGCTATCGCCTGTCCTGTAAAGATTGATACTGGAAAATATATTAAGGATATTCGCCATAACGCCATAACGGAAAAGGATAGAAAGAATGCAGAGTATTTCGTAGAGAATATGGATCGCGTAACTGCTATGGGGCGTACCGCACTGAATACTGTAGGTGTATTCCAAAATATATTAGGCAACAAAGTAATGACAAGTGTATCAAGTGGTATGCGTAAGATATCAGGTAATAAAATACCTCAGTGGAATGTAGCTATGCCTAAAGGCAACAAACACAAGATAACGGAGTCTATCATCAATGAAGGGCAAGAACGCAAAGTAGTGTATTTCCCATCGTGTATCAATAGGACTATGGGAAAATCAAAAGACTACCCTAAATCTGATGATGACTTAACGGTTAAAACAGTGGAGTTACTTGAACGTGCTGGGTTCACTATTATCTATCCAGAGCAAGTAAATAAGATGTGCTGTGGTATGCCATTTAGCAGTAAAGGTTTTAAAGAAGAAGGATTAACTAAGTCTTCTGAATTAGAACTAGCATTACTTAAAGCTTCCGAAGATGGGAAATACCCTGTGCTATTTGACATGAGTCCATGTTTCTATACGTTCTATGAAGCGCATAAAGATGGAAAACTAAAGATGCACGATCCTATCGAGTTTATGTTAGATTATGTGATGCCGGTATTACCTGTCACAAAACCTCGTAAAGAGATTAGTGTATTCCCTGTATGTTCTGTAAAGAAAGTAGGTCTAGAAGGGAAACTTTTAGAACTAACTAAATTATGCGCGGAGAAAGTAAACTACATAGATAGCAACTGTTGTGGTTTTGCAGGAGATAGAGGATTTACTTTCCCTGAGTTAAATAAGCACGGCAATAGACACTTAAAAGAACAAATACCTACTAACGCAAAAGATGCATTCTCTACAAGTCGTACTTGTGAGATAGGATTAACAGAGTATGGTGGAGTGAACTTTAAGTCAATATTCTATTTGATAGATGAAGTAACGAAATAA
- the kdsB gene encoding 3-deoxy-manno-octulosonate cytidylyltransferase: MKVIAVIPARYASTRFPAKLMKDLAGKTIIRRTYEGTLATELFDDVFVVTDSEVIFNEIVSHGGKAMMSIKEHESGSDRIAEAVKDIDADIVINVQGDEPFVSKENLEKLIAVFATDTDENIDLASLMTPIEEWSVIENPNNVKVVVDDSNTALYFSRSVIPYPRDKETGVQYYQHIGVYAFRKQALLEFTTLPMKFLEASEKLEQLRYLEYGKRIKMSVTRHLGIGIDTPEDLERAKQIIAANPELN, translated from the coding sequence ATGAAAGTTATAGCAGTAATACCAGCTCGATATGCTTCAACTCGTTTTCCAGCAAAGCTTATGAAGGATTTGGCAGGAAAGACTATTATCCGTCGTACTTATGAAGGGACTTTAGCTACAGAGCTTTTTGATGATGTATTTGTGGTTACAGATTCAGAGGTGATTTTTAATGAGATAGTTAGTCATGGTGGTAAAGCGATGATGAGTATAAAGGAACACGAGAGTGGAAGTGACCGTATAGCTGAAGCTGTAAAAGATATTGATGCAGATATTGTAATCAATGTTCAAGGTGATGAGCCTTTTGTAAGTAAGGAGAACCTAGAGAAGTTGATTGCTGTTTTTGCTACGGATACAGATGAGAATATTGATTTAGCCTCTCTGATGACACCTATTGAAGAGTGGAGTGTGATAGAGAATCCTAATAATGTGAAGGTTGTAGTGGATGATAGTAATACTGCATTGTATTTCTCACGTTCTGTGATTCCTTATCCTAGAGATAAAGAAACAGGAGTACAATATTATCAGCATATAGGAGTCTATGCTTTTAGAAAACAAGCTTTATTAGAGTTTACAACACTTCCTATGAAGTTTTTAGAAGCATCAGAGAAGTTAGAGCAACTAAGATATTTAGAGTACGGAAAACGCATTAAAATGTCTGTAACTAGACATTTAGGTATAGGAATAGATACTCCAGAGGATTTAGAAAGAGCGAAGCAGATTATAGCAGCTAATCCAGAATTAAACTAA
- a CDS encoding DUF4920 domain-containing protein, which produces MAIVFTGCKNQSEKEESTVVEAQKTYEYFGDSIALKEALSKTEMLKKYQDLKEGDTIKVQFETTINEVCQKKGCWMNVDLGEDKKGFVRFTDYGFFAPMNAAGHEVIIDGKAFISVVSVDELKHYAKDAGKSEEEIAAIIEPKVTYAFTADGIAIVKDK; this is translated from the coding sequence ATTGCTATAGTTTTTACGGGATGTAAAAATCAAAGTGAAAAAGAAGAGTCGACTGTTGTAGAAGCACAAAAGACGTATGAGTATTTTGGTGATAGTATAGCTTTGAAAGAAGCTCTATCTAAAACAGAGATGCTTAAAAAATATCAAGATTTAAAAGAAGGAGATACTATCAAGGTTCAGTTTGAAACAACGATAAATGAAGTTTGCCAAAAGAAAGGTTGTTGGATGAATGTTGATTTAGGAGAGGATAAAAAAGGATTTGTACGCTTTACGGATTATGGTTTTTTTGCTCCAATGAACGCTGCAGGACATGAAGTGATTATAGATGGCAAGGCATTTATTTCTGTTGTTTCTGTAGATGAATTAAAACACTATGCTAAGGATGCTGGCAAGTCTGAAGAAGAGATTGCAGCGATAATTGAACCTAAGGTTACTTATGCTTTTACAGCTGATGGGATTGCTATTGTAAAAGATAAGTAG
- a CDS encoding branched-chain amino acid aminotransferase: MSLESNNGISIQKVETSKIASVDFENLKFGSVFTDHMLVCHYKDGEWGQVEIKPYGPMSFAPSTNVFHYGQAIFEGMKAYKDSNEDVWLFRPRENWARFNKSAERMAMPHIDEERFVDGLKALINLDREWVKQGEGNALYIRPFMIGTHEGVVAGPSSEFMFCIICSPARTYYSGKVKVQIAEHYSRAANGGVGYTKCSGNYAGQFYPTKLANEAGYQQVIWTDDATHTKLEEAGTMNVFFRIGDTLITAPTSERILDGVTRKSLLDIAKSKGINIEVKTIVVQDLIDAHAKGELKEIFGAGTAVTVGQIEGFAFQDKYYELPEVSDDNSFAIQLKTGLQGIQQKKIEDTFGWTEKI; encoded by the coding sequence ATGAGTTTAGAATCAAACAACGGTATTTCTATTCAAAAAGTAGAAACATCAAAAATTGCATCAGTAGACTTCGAAAATCTGAAGTTCGGTTCTGTATTTACTGACCACATGCTAGTATGTCACTACAAAGATGGTGAATGGGGACAAGTAGAAATCAAACCTTATGGACCGATGTCTTTTGCTCCATCAACGAATGTTTTCCACTATGGACAAGCTATTTTTGAAGGAATGAAAGCATATAAAGATTCAAATGAAGATGTATGGTTATTCCGTCCACGTGAAAACTGGGCTCGTTTTAACAAATCAGCTGAACGTATGGCTATGCCACATATCGACGAAGAAAGATTCGTAGATGGATTAAAAGCGCTTATCAACTTAGATAGAGAATGGGTTAAGCAAGGTGAAGGTAACGCATTATACATTCGTCCATTTATGATTGGTACTCACGAAGGTGTAGTAGCTGGTCCTTCTAGCGAATTTATGTTCTGTATCATCTGTTCTCCTGCACGTACTTACTACTCAGGAAAAGTAAAAGTTCAAATCGCTGAACACTACAGCCGTGCTGCTAACGGTGGTGTTGGGTACACTAAATGTTCTGGTAACTACGCAGGACAGTTCTACCCTACTAAATTAGCTAATGAAGCAGGATACCAACAAGTAATCTGGACTGATGATGCTACACATACTAAACTAGAAGAAGCAGGTACTATGAACGTATTCTTCAGAATCGGTGATACACTAATCACTGCTCCTACTAGTGAAAGAATCTTAGATGGTGTAACTAGAAAAAGTTTACTAGATATCGCAAAGAGCAAAGGAATCAACATAGAGGTTAAAACTATTGTAGTTCAAGATTTAATCGATGCACATGCAAAAGGAGAGTTAAAAGAAATTTTCGGTGCTGGTACTGCTGTAACAGTTGGACAAATCGAAGGATTCGCTTTCCAAGATAAATACTACGAACTACCTGAGGTATCGGATGATAACTCATTTGCTATCCAATTAAAAACAGGACTTCAAGGTATCCAACAAAAGAAAATCGAAGACACTTTCGGGTGGACTGAAAAAATCTAA